A genomic window from Anaerolineae bacterium includes:
- the proC gene encoding pyrroline-5-carboxylate reductase, with amino-acid sequence MTALNKKIGFIGAGNMGKAFVGAIIKSNILSPSMIYVSDINKDSLKVLRSSYGISVLSDNVKLFSICDIIVLAVKPQHIEQVLSQIAGQKGYKIHNQKLVVSIAAGIPLRKIEDILYTPLDEKSRIKLPVIRVMPNTPALVLAGIAGMSANIHASKDDVNIVKSILKAMGKVIEFNEEDLDAVTALSGSGPAYVFYFIESMIEGGICVGLEPNDAATLTIATLKGAVKLMEEMNESPELLRRKVTSPGGTTEAAFKVLDKNQVKQSIIEAIAAAANRSKELSSGSTGIL; translated from the coding sequence ATGACTGCACTTAACAAGAAAATCGGTTTTATCGGGGCCGGCAATATGGGAAAAGCCTTTGTCGGGGCTATTATAAAATCTAATATATTATCCCCTTCAATGATATATGTCAGCGATATAAATAAAGATAGCCTGAAAGTTTTGCGTTCATCTTACGGCATATCTGTTTTAAGCGACAATGTTAAACTCTTTTCAATATGTGATATTATTGTGCTTGCCGTAAAACCACAGCATATAGAGCAGGTGCTCTCTCAAATTGCCGGGCAAAAGGGGTATAAAATTCATAACCAAAAACTGGTTGTTTCCATTGCAGCAGGAATCCCCCTGCGAAAAATTGAAGATATTCTTTATACACCGCTTGATGAAAAATCCAGGATTAAGCTTCCTGTAATACGGGTGATGCCGAATACCCCCGCTCTTGTTTTAGCCGGAATAGCCGGAATGAGCGCAAACATACACGCTTCAAAAGATGATGTCAACATCGTCAAGTCCATCCTTAAAGCAATGGGCAAAGTAATCGAATTTAATGAAGAAGATCTTGATGCTGTGACCGCCTTGTCAGGTTCCGGACCGGCCTATGTTTTTTATTTTATAGAATCTATGATCGAAGGAGGTATCTGTGTTGGTCTTGAACCGAATGATGCTGCGACACTGACTATTGCAACCTTAAAAGGGGCTGTTAAGCTCATGGAGGAGATGAATGAATCCCCTGAACTTCTTCGCCGGAAAGTAACCTCTCCGGGCGGCACAACTGAAGCAGCCTTCAAGGTGCTGGACAAAAATCAGGTTAAACAAAGCATAATCGAGGCAATAGCCGCGGCAGCCAACCGCTCAAAGGAGCTTAGCTCCGGCAGCACCGGAATACTTTAA
- a CDS encoding YggT family protein, with protein sequence MFIIGYLFMAAAKIIDIVLLCFMWIVVARAVLSWVNPDPYNPIVRFIHNATEPVLYRIRRFIPVNFIGIDLSPIIVFLVIIFLRTFIVSSLFRLSATLL encoded by the coding sequence ATGTTTATAATCGGTTATCTTTTTATGGCTGCGGCAAAGATCATTGATATTGTTTTGCTTTGTTTTATGTGGATTGTTGTTGCACGGGCTGTCTTGTCCTGGGTTAATCCTGATCCCTACAATCCTATTGTGCGTTTTATTCATAATGCTACGGAACCGGTTCTATATCGCATACGCCGATTTATTCCCGTTAACTTCATCGGCATTGATCTTTCTCCGATTATTGTTTTTTTGGTAATTATTTTTCTCCGCACCTTTATTGTCAGCAGCCTGTTCAGATTGTCTGCAACCTTGTTATAA
- a CDS encoding DivIVA domain-containing protein, with the protein MKIMPIEIQQQQFKVRFRGFDVKEVDKFLEQLADTFELLQQENKNAQDEIQRIKLESQGYKEREEIFKRAMLNTQKVLDQMNENARKSAELIVADAEVKAEKILNGAHKRLAQLHDDITELKRQRIQIEVQIRSIIESHSKLLEIGNEGMKAMDKEDTKLKFIQHRT; encoded by the coding sequence ATGAAAATCATGCCGATTGAAATTCAACAGCAACAGTTTAAAGTAAGATTCAGAGGATTTGACGTCAAAGAGGTTGATAAATTCCTTGAACAATTGGCCGATACATTTGAATTATTACAGCAGGAAAATAAGAACGCACAAGATGAGATTCAAAGAATAAAGCTTGAAAGCCAGGGATATAAAGAACGTGAAGAAATATTCAAGCGTGCCATGCTCAACACCCAAAAAGTATTGGATCAGATGAATGAAAATGCTCGAAAATCGGCTGAATTAATTGTTGCCGACGCCGAAGTAAAAGCGGAAAAAATTTTAAACGGAGCTCATAAAAGACTCGCCCAGTTGCATGATGATATCACAGAATTGAAACGACAGCGGATACAAATCGAAGTTCAGATCCGTTCAATAATTGAATCGCATAGTAAGCTTCTTGAAATCGGCAATGAGGGCATGAAGGCTATGGATAAGGAAGATACAAAATTGAAATTTATACAGCACCGGACATAG
- a CDS encoding type IV pilus twitching motility protein PilT, with protein MAKIDAFFKLMHDQGASDLHLVSGQPPILRIRGDMERVKYKVLDNDELKAMLYEIAPEDKVKVFEETGDVDFGYEIPGLARYRANFFMQKYGAAAVFREIPADIMTAEQLGLPPVITKLASLPRGLVLVTGPTGSGKSTTLAAIIDEANRTRKDHIITVEDPIEFVHKSQSCIVNHREVGLHTKTFSAALRGALREDPDIILVGELRDLETISLAVEAASTGHLVFGTLHTSSAAKTVNRVVEVFPSEQQPQIRSTLSDGLRAVIAQVLFKRIDKKGRCPALEILIATPAVRNLIREGKTYQIPSMIQTGRKYGMQLLDDAIMELYKKGWISADEAYIKANDKAGFRPLLKTPPVDFTEA; from the coding sequence ATGGCAAAAATAGATGCTTTTTTTAAATTGATGCATGACCAGGGCGCTTCAGATCTTCATCTTGTATCAGGGCAGCCGCCTATTCTCAGAATAAGAGGCGATATGGAGAGGGTCAAGTATAAGGTGCTTGACAATGATGAGCTTAAAGCCATGCTTTATGAAATCGCTCCGGAGGACAAGGTAAAGGTCTTCGAGGAAACAGGGGATGTTGATTTTGGATATGAAATACCCGGGCTTGCAAGGTACAGGGCAAATTTCTTTATGCAAAAATATGGCGCTGCCGCTGTTTTCAGAGAAATTCCGGCAGATATAATGACAGCCGAGCAGCTTGGTCTTCCTCCTGTTATAACAAAGCTGGCTTCACTTCCAAGAGGTCTGGTTCTGGTGACAGGGCCGACCGGAAGCGGCAAGTCGACAACACTTGCGGCAATAATTGATGAGGCAAACAGAACACGCAAGGATCATATAATCACCGTCGAAGACCCTATTGAATTTGTTCATAAAAGCCAGAGCTGTATAGTTAACCATCGTGAAGTGGGCCTTCATACAAAAACATTCAGCGCTGCCCTGCGAGGCGCTTTGCGCGAGGATCCGGATATTATTCTGGTCGGTGAATTAAGAGACCTGGAAACAATATCACTTGCCGTAGAAGCCGCATCTACAGGGCATCTTGTTTTTGGCACTCTTCATACATCCAGCGCTGCCAAGACGGTTAATCGTGTTGTAGAGGTTTTTCCGTCCGAGCAACAGCCGCAGATACGTTCAACACTATCTGATGGATTAAGAGCTGTAATAGCACAGGTGTTGTTTAAAAGGATTGATAAAAAAGGGCGTTGCCCCGCGCTGGAAATACTGATAGCAACCCCGGCTGTTCGGAATCTTATTAGAGAAGGAAAAACCTATCAAATACCTTCGATGATTCAGACCGGCAGGAAATATGGCATGCAGCTTTTGGATGATGCTATTATGGAACTGTATAAAAAGGGGTGGATAAGCGCTGACGAAGCTTATATAAAAGCGAATGATAAGGCCGGATTCAGACCCCTTTTAAAGACTCCGCCGGTAGATTTTACTGAAGCATAA
- a CDS encoding PilT/PilU family type 4a pilus ATPase: MRKQEVDYILAKMLEAGNNISDLNITAGKSFQVESSGELIPVEIDPPFHKLTPFQTEIFALNLINQDHRLTETLLREGSCDLSYELSGKVRFRVNIFSQMSNYSIILRKLESKIPTRQELKLPGAFEKMALEKNGIILVTGATGSGKTTSLAAILNEINETKSVHVVTLEDPVEYQHPQKKSTFNQREMGNDFDTFASGLRAALRQAPKVILVGEMRDRETVEIGLSAAETGHLVLSTLHTVDAGQTINRILGMFNTEDENQIRIRLADTVRWIVCQRLLPMVGGGRVAAFEIMGTNLRIKDTILQGESEGKTFYEIIGAGKAFGMITFDDYIVELYEKGLVTEETAMAYASRKGIVGRGIDLVKSGRGEATTDIEDLQVDNNYGKMRK; encoded by the coding sequence ATGAGAAAGCAGGAAGTTGATTACATATTAGCAAAGATGCTTGAGGCTGGTAATAATATTTCCGATCTTAATATAACTGCCGGCAAATCGTTTCAGGTAGAAAGTTCCGGCGAGCTTATCCCTGTTGAAATAGATCCTCCTTTTCACAAGCTCACACCATTTCAAACTGAAATCTTTGCTCTTAATCTGATTAATCAGGATCATCGTCTTACTGAAACACTTCTAAGGGAAGGTTCGTGCGATTTGTCATACGAACTTTCCGGCAAGGTACGTTTCAGGGTAAATATTTTTTCTCAGATGAGTAATTATTCGATTATTCTGCGAAAACTGGAATCTAAGATTCCCACACGTCAGGAGCTGAAGCTTCCCGGGGCATTTGAAAAGATGGCCCTGGAGAAAAATGGAATTATCCTGGTTACAGGCGCGACAGGCTCTGGTAAAACAACCTCCCTTGCAGCGATTCTCAATGAGATTAATGAAACCAAATCAGTTCATGTTGTGACCCTTGAAGACCCCGTAGAATATCAGCATCCGCAAAAAAAGTCCACCTTCAACCAGCGGGAGATGGGCAATGATTTTGACACATTTGCCAGCGGTCTCAGGGCTGCCCTTCGCCAGGCTCCAAAGGTAATTCTGGTCGGCGAAATGCGTGACAGAGAAACAGTCGAAATCGGGCTTAGCGCTGCTGAAACAGGCCATTTGGTATTAAGCACTCTTCATACCGTGGATGCCGGTCAGACAATCAACCGTATCCTTGGCATGTTCAATACAGAAGATGAAAACCAGATTCGCATACGGCTTGCCGATACTGTACGCTGGATCGTATGCCAGAGACTTCTTCCCATGGTTGGCGGGGGCCGTGTGGCTGCCTTTGAAATCATGGGGACCAACCTGCGTATAAAGGATACGATCCTGCAGGGTGAATCAGAGGGTAAAACCTTTTATGAAATAATCGGCGCTGGAAAGGCCTTTGGCATGATAACCTTTGATGACTATATCGTGGAACTGTATGAAAAAGGGCTGGTCACCGAAGAGACAGCTATGGCATATGCTTCCCGCAAAGGAATTGTGGGCCGTGGAATCGACTTGGTCAAAAGCGGTCGCGGGGAGGCTACCACAGATATCGAAGACCTGCAGGTTGACAATAATTACGGAAAAATGAGGAAATAA
- a CDS encoding zinc-ribbon domain-containing protein: MDVVCKECKSRFKIPDEKVPESQLFTLSCPKCKSKISIDMRQGLSPSFEEKPQPSAAAEPGAKKTIIDEIDSGAYDASEKPFDFLEEGAETALLCEPDSAVRGKIRSALENMGYNVTEPGSDRDALKQMRFYVFDLVVLNEGFSSINPDENNVMKYLERLSMAIRRKIFVVLVTGRFRTMDNMAAFNKSVNIVVNTKNIGEIEKIIKSGRSDSAAFYRVFKDALIKTGKV, encoded by the coding sequence ATGGATGTTGTTTGTAAAGAATGCAAAAGCAGATTTAAAATTCCGGACGAAAAGGTCCCCGAAAGTCAGCTTTTCACACTTTCATGTCCAAAATGCAAAAGCAAAATTTCCATTGACATGCGCCAGGGCCTTTCTCCATCATTTGAAGAGAAACCTCAGCCATCAGCCGCAGCAGAGCCTGGCGCAAAAAAGACCATTATCGATGAAATAGACTCCGGCGCTTATGATGCTTCGGAAAAACCTTTTGATTTCCTGGAAGAGGGAGCAGAGACAGCCCTTTTATGTGAGCCTGATTCGGCTGTTAGAGGCAAAATCAGATCAGCCCTGGAAAACATGGGATATAATGTTACTGAACCGGGATCTGATAGAGATGCCCTCAAACAGATGCGTTTTTATGTCTTTGATCTGGTTGTATTAAATGAAGGGTTTAGCTCCATAAATCCTGACGAGAATAATGTTATGAAATATCTGGAACGGCTTTCCATGGCCATACGACGGAAAATCTTTGTGGTTCTTGTTACCGGTCGATTCCGCACAATGGATAACATGGCAGCCTTTAACAAGAGCGTCAACATTGTTGTCAATACGAAAAACATAGGTGAAATAGAAAAAATTATTAAAAGCGGACGGTCCGACAGTGCGGCTTTTTACCGCGTTTTCAAGGATGCCCTTATTAAAACCGGCAAGGTATAA